A genomic window from Silene latifolia isolate original U9 population chromosome 11, ASM4854445v1, whole genome shotgun sequence includes:
- the LOC141614276 gene encoding uncharacterized protein LOC141614276, which translates to MEVTNCACNFNSSHPSVWELIEISVSGLLIDVSQANFNTQLINISCSVKAWILLRNFNVVRDVSERINNTPPTLADIVDFNSCLLKCGVDDITATGCEMTWTNKQDIETLVWSKLDRALANTEWLNIFPGASANFLPLGISVDSLVLVSVLDDSYDGSRFSFLNSWVEHPTYHSIVQEAWLESVNGSQIYNFFAKMKNVKTRFIKLHKGRFTQISQRDEDLPILLKHIDSTKIKNAVFSIGSDKSPGPDGFSSEFFKSSSLGHCWD; encoded by the exons ATGGAA GTTACTAATTGTGCGTGTAACTTCAATTCATCACATCCATCAGTGTGGGAGCTAATCGAAATTAGTGTATCTGGTTTACTTATTGATGTATCTCAAGCCaattttaat acTCAGCTGATTAACATTAGTTGTTCAGTGAAGGCTTGGATTTTACTGAGGAATTTTAATGTGGTTAGAGATGTGAGTGAAAGGATCAACAACACTCCTCCCACACTTGCTGATATTGTGGATTTCAACTCCTGCCTCCTTAAATGTGGTGTGGATGACATAACTGCTACAGGATGTGAAATGACCTGGACAAATAAACAAGACATTGAAACTCTGGTTTGGTCAAAATTGGATAGAGCCCTGGCAAACACTGAATGGCTAAATATTTTCCCTGGTGCTTCAGCAAATTTCCTTCCCCTAGGAATATCTGTTGATTCACTAGTCCTTGTGTCAGTATTGGATGATAGCTACGATGGATCCAGGTTTAGCTTCCTCAACTCTTGGGTAGAGCACCCTACTTACCATTCCATTGTTCAGGAAGCTTGGCTTGAATCTGTTAATGGCTCTCAAATTTACAATTTTTTTGCAAAGATGAAGAATGTTAAAACCAGGTTTATTAAACTTCATAAGGGGCGTTTTACTCAAATCTCTCAAAGG GATGAAGACCTTCCTATTCTCCTTAAACATATTGATTCTACTAAGATAAAGAATGCAGTTTTCAGTATTGGTTCAGATAAAAGCCCAGGGCCAGATGGCTTCTCATCTGAATTTTTTAAATCTTCTAGCTTGGGACATTGTTGGGACTGA